The following are encoded in a window of Pseudalgibacter alginicilyticus genomic DNA:
- a CDS encoding DUF5723 family protein, producing MKKNTLTMLFFISVICVEAQSYIGFLTDNYSGVNSVIANPANITDSRFKTDINLVGASVFAGNDYYGVNVMDALKDDYDFDLDATKSPSNDNNIVTYVDIMGPSFMFNLNKKSSLAIFTRARTVVNINEINGNTIDALDDDSTDDFNVNEGDFNIFGQAWAEVGLTYARVLMDKDQHFLKGGLSLKYLQGGGSGYVQGKNVTIDYDADGIDPNTGSFDSTGELTYGRFAEFDNDNYDYELPDANGFGVDLGFVYEWRPNHTDYTKTNADGDAYSLKHKNKYKLKVGVSLTDLGSINYKEGSEDVYDITNTGVNEDDFDNADDIEDFLNTFYSLTESNDSYKTNLPTALHLNADWSFSSRFYVNLNTDVALTKKGKENTSRISNIASLTPRFESRWFSFYVPLSVVEYNGFQAGAGLRMGPLYVGSGSVISALTSDDTKGADVYAGLKVPVYQGSPRDRDKDGVIDKLDACPKEAGPVENNGCPWGDKDGDSILDNEDTCPEEAGPIENNGCPWGDKDSDTVLDNVDICPDVAGDVENGGCPWPDTDGDSVLDKDDECINEVGTVANNGCPEPVLEPEVTVEIQKTLNKYAKTILFNSGKSTIKEESNVVLNEIVDILNEYPSAKFSIEGHTDSVGSEALNQSLSESRASSVMTYLIEKGVASSRLSHIGYGESKPITTNTTKAGQAQNRRVEINLVK from the coding sequence ATGAAAAAAAATACCTTAACAATGTTGTTCTTTATAAGTGTTATTTGTGTGGAAGCACAGTCTTATATTGGATTTTTAACAGACAATTACAGCGGTGTTAACAGTGTAATTGCCAATCCGGCAAATATTACAGATTCTCGTTTTAAAACAGATATAAATTTGGTAGGAGCCAGTGTATTTGCAGGAAACGATTATTACGGTGTTAATGTTATGGACGCTCTTAAAGATGATTATGATTTTGATTTGGATGCCACAAAATCACCATCAAATGATAATAATATTGTTACATATGTGGATATTATGGGGCCTTCTTTTATGTTTAATTTAAATAAAAAAAGCTCGTTAGCTATTTTTACCAGAGCAAGAACTGTGGTTAATATCAACGAAATTAATGGCAATACTATTGATGCTTTAGATGATGATAGTACAGATGATTTTAATGTAAATGAAGGAGATTTTAATATTTTCGGTCAGGCTTGGGCAGAGGTAGGCCTAACCTATGCTAGAGTATTAATGGATAAAGATCAACACTTTTTAAAAGGAGGACTTTCTTTAAAATATTTACAAGGTGGAGGTAGTGGATATGTTCAAGGTAAAAATGTTACTATTGATTATGATGCGGATGGTATTGACCCTAATACGGGAAGCTTTGATTCTACAGGAGAGTTAACTTATGGGCGTTTTGCTGAATTTGATAATGATAACTATGATTATGAATTGCCTGATGCTAACGGTTTTGGAGTTGATTTAGGATTTGTTTATGAATGGCGTCCAAATCATACAGATTATACAAAAACAAATGCAGACGGTGATGCTTACTCATTAAAACATAAAAATAAGTATAAGTTAAAAGTAGGGGTGTCGTTAACTGATTTAGGATCTATAAACTATAAAGAGGGTAGTGAGGATGTTTACGATATTACTAATACAGGAGTTAATGAAGATGATTTTGATAATGCAGATGATATTGAAGACTTTTTAAACACATTTTATTCATTAACAGAATCAAATGATAGTTATAAAACAAATTTACCAACAGCTCTTCATTTAAATGCAGATTGGAGTTTTAGTAGCAGATTTTATGTAAACTTAAATACTGATGTGGCATTAACAAAAAAAGGAAAAGAAAATACAAGTCGTATTTCTAACATTGCTTCTTTAACTCCGCGTTTTGAAAGCAGATGGTTTAGTTTTTACGTGCCATTAAGTGTGGTTGAGTATAATGGATTTCAGGCAGGGGCAGGTTTAAGAATGGGGCCATTGTATGTAGGTTCAGGTTCTGTGATTTCAGCGTTAACAAGTGATGATACTAAAGGAGCGGACGTCTATGCTGGTTTAAAAGTTCCTGTATATCAAGGCAGTCCAAGAGATAGAGATAAAGATGGTGTTATTGATAAATTAGATGCTTGTCCTAAAGAAGCAGGTCCTGTTGAAAATAATGGGTGTCCTTGGGGTGATAAAGATGGTGATTCTATTTTAGATAATGAAGATACATGTCCAGAAGAAGCGGGGCCAATAGAAAATAATGGATGTCCTTGGGGCGATAAAGATAGCGATACAGTTTTAGATAATGTTGATATTTGTCCAGATGTTGCTGGTGATGTTGAAAACGGAGGTTGTCCTTGGCCAGATACCGACGGAGATTCTGTTTTGGATAAAGATGATGAATGTATTAATGAGGTAGGAACAGTTGCAAATAACGGTTGTCCAGAGCCCGTTTTAGAGCCAGAAGTTACTGTTGAAATTCAAAAAACTTTGAATAAATATGCTAAAACTATTTTATTTAATTCAGGCAAATCTACTATTAAAGAAGAGTCTAATGTTGTTTTAAATGAAATTGTAGATATTTTAAATGAATATCCTTCAGCTAAGTTTTCTATTGAAGGTCATACAGACAGTGTAGGTAGTGAGGCCTTAAATCAAAGCTTATCAGAGTCAAGAGCAAGTTCAGTAATGACATATTTAATAGAAAAAGGAGTTGCTTCAAGTAGATTATCGCATATTGGTTATGGTGAAAGTAAACCCATTACAACCAATACTACTAAAGCGGGTCAAGCTCAAAACAGACGTGTTGAAATTAACTTAGTTAAGTAA
- a CDS encoding cob(I)yrinic acid a,c-diamide adenosyltransferase yields MKIYTKTGDKGTTALFGGTRVPKHHIRIESYGTVDELNSHLGLIRDQDILQNYKDLIILIQDKLFTVGAILATDPEKTILKNGKERLNIPKISTEDITRLEQEMDLMNEALPPMTHFVLPGGHQTVSFCHVARCVCRRAERLASALNEIAPIEPHALVYLNRLSDYLFVLARKLSLDLKANEIKWIPEKQ; encoded by the coding sequence ATGAAAATATACACAAAAACAGGCGACAAAGGCACCACAGCACTATTTGGAGGAACCCGAGTTCCTAAACACCATATACGTATTGAGAGTTATGGTACTGTAGACGAACTCAACTCACATTTAGGATTAATTCGCGACCAAGATATCCTCCAAAACTATAAAGACTTAATTATTCTAATTCAAGATAAACTCTTTACGGTTGGTGCTATTTTAGCGACCGACCCCGAAAAAACCATATTAAAAAATGGCAAAGAACGATTAAACATTCCTAAAATTTCTACAGAAGATATAACTCGTTTGGAACAAGAAATGGACCTTATGAATGAGGCCTTACCACCTATGACGCATTTTGTACTTCCAGGAGGTCATCAAACGGTGTCATTCTGTCATGTAGCACGTTGCGTGTGCCGCAGGGCCGAACGTTTAGCAAGTGCGCTTAATGAAATAGCCCCCATAGAACCACATGCTCTGGTGTACCTAAACCGACTTTCTGACTATCTTTTTGTGTTGGCACGGAAATTGTCTTTAGACTTGAAAGCAAATGAAATTAAGTGGATTCCTGAGAAGCAGTAA
- a CDS encoding DUF2795 domain-containing protein produces MYWTLELASYLSDAPWPATKDELIDYAIRTGAPLEVVENLQSIEDEGDSYDSIEEIWSDYPTDEDYLWNEDEY; encoded by the coding sequence ATGTATTGGACATTAGAATTAGCATCTTATTTAAGTGATGCGCCTTGGCCAGCAACAAAAGACGAATTAATAGATTATGCTATTAGAACTGGAGCTCCATTGGAGGTTGTTGAAAATTTACAGTCTATTGAAGATGAAGGAGACTCTTATGATTCTATTGAAGAAATTTGGTCTGATTATCCAACAGATGAAGATTACCTCTGGAATGAGGATGAATATTAA
- the secA gene encoding preprotein translocase subunit SecA, which yields MNFLNSVLKVFVGDKAKQDIKAITPLVDKIKTFEAALEALSHDQLRAKTAEFKAKIAEANADIDKQIANLLEEAENTEDIDRREDIYLSIDKLKDDAYKITEDVLNDILPEAFAVVKETAKRFVNNTSISVTANEFDRIVSGEKDYVTLEDDKAIWSNSWDAAGKPITWDMVHYDVQLIGGIAMHQGKIAEMQTGEGKTLVATLPVYLNALSGKGVHLVTVNDYLAKRDSAWMAPIFEFHGLSVDCIDYHQPNSAARRKAYNSDIIYGTNNEFGFDYLRDNMSHSPEDLVQRPHHYAIVDEVDSVLVDDARTPLIISGPIPQGERHEFNELKPKVEDIVSVQRKYLTGVLAEAKKLISEGDTKEGGFLLLRAYRGIPKNKALIKFLSEDGVKQLLQKTENYYMQDNNREMPKIDAELYYVIEEKNNQIELTDKGIDYISGKDNPDFFILPEIGIEVAKIEEQGLSPEEEANLKEDLFKEFGVKSERIHTLNQLLKAYALFEKDTQYVVMDNKVMIVDEQTGRIMDGRRYSDGLHQAIEAKENVKIEDATQTFATVTLQNYFRMYRKLSGMTGTALTEAGEFWEIYKLDVLETPTNKPIARDDKEDLVYKTKREKYNAVIEDVTKLSQAGRPVLIGTTSVEISELLGKMLSIRKIPHNVLNAKQHKKEAEIVDQAGKPGQVTIATNMAGRGTDIKLSEEVKKAGGLAIVGTERHDSRRVDRQLRGRAGRQGDPGSSQFYVSLEDNLMRLFGSERIAKMMDKMGLKEGEVIQHSMISKSIERAQKKVEENNFGVRKRLLEYDDVMNAQREVVYKRRKHALHGERLRVDLANMIFDTSEGIAETNKGANDYKNFEFELIRYFSMSSPITEAEFGKLSAQEITSKIYKTAFEQYKEKMTRNADIAFPVIKNVYETQRDKFKRIVVPFTDGIKTLNVVTDLEKAYETNGKQLITDFEKNIALAIIDDAWKTHLRKMDELKQSVQLAVHEQKDPLLIYKFEAFELFKAMIDQVNKDVISFLFKGELPQETQHTIQEARERKQEKLNIQKDEIPNLDERSAQSRAAGNTQRQQQVVETIVRDHPKIGRNDRVTIKHVINGENKTLKYKQAEPLLAKGDWVLIED from the coding sequence ATGAATTTTTTAAATTCTGTATTAAAAGTATTTGTAGGCGATAAAGCCAAACAAGATATAAAGGCCATTACACCTTTAGTTGATAAAATAAAAACCTTTGAAGCAGCTTTAGAAGCTCTATCACATGACCAGCTAAGGGCAAAAACTGCTGAATTTAAAGCTAAAATAGCTGAAGCAAATGCCGATATTGACAAACAAATAGCAAACCTTTTAGAAGAAGCTGAAAACACCGAAGACATTGATAGACGTGAAGATATTTATCTAAGTATTGATAAATTAAAAGATGATGCTTATAAAATTACTGAAGATGTTTTAAACGATATTTTACCTGAAGCTTTTGCTGTGGTAAAAGAAACTGCCAAACGTTTTGTAAACAACACCTCTATTAGTGTTACAGCTAATGAATTTGACAGAATTGTTTCTGGAGAAAAAGATTATGTAACTTTAGAAGACGATAAAGCTATTTGGTCAAACTCTTGGGATGCAGCAGGCAAGCCTATTACATGGGACATGGTACACTATGATGTTCAATTGATTGGTGGTATTGCTATGCATCAAGGTAAAATTGCCGAAATGCAAACAGGGGAAGGTAAAACATTAGTAGCCACCCTTCCTGTTTACTTAAACGCATTATCTGGAAAAGGTGTGCATTTGGTAACTGTAAATGATTATTTAGCAAAACGTGATAGTGCATGGATGGCACCAATTTTTGAATTCCATGGCCTAAGTGTAGATTGTATTGATTACCACCAACCAAATTCTGCTGCCCGAAGAAAAGCATACAATTCTGATATTATTTACGGGACTAATAACGAATTTGGTTTTGATTACCTGCGTGATAATATGTCACATTCTCCTGAGGATTTAGTACAACGTCCGCACCATTATGCTATTGTGGATGAGGTGGATTCTGTACTGGTAGATGATGCTCGTACTCCCTTAATTATTTCTGGACCTATTCCACAAGGGGAACGCCATGAGTTTAATGAACTAAAACCAAAAGTAGAAGACATTGTTTCTGTACAACGCAAATACCTAACTGGTGTTTTAGCAGAAGCCAAAAAATTAATTTCTGAAGGCGACACTAAAGAAGGTGGTTTTTTATTACTCCGTGCCTACCGTGGTATTCCTAAAAATAAAGCACTTATTAAGTTTTTATCTGAAGATGGTGTCAAGCAACTGCTTCAAAAAACTGAAAATTACTACATGCAAGATAATAACCGTGAAATGCCTAAAATTGATGCGGAGTTATACTATGTAATAGAGGAAAAGAACAATCAAATAGAGCTTACAGATAAAGGAATTGATTATATTTCAGGAAAAGATAATCCTGATTTTTTCATCTTACCAGAAATAGGCATTGAGGTTGCAAAAATAGAAGAACAAGGTTTAAGCCCTGAAGAGGAAGCTAACCTTAAAGAAGATTTATTTAAAGAATTTGGTGTGAAATCAGAACGTATTCACACACTAAATCAGTTATTAAAAGCGTATGCTTTATTTGAAAAAGACACTCAATATGTGGTGATGGATAATAAAGTAATGATTGTAGATGAGCAAACAGGTCGTATTATGGATGGACGTCGTTATTCAGACGGCTTACACCAGGCTATTGAGGCCAAGGAAAATGTAAAAATTGAAGATGCTACCCAAACATTTGCTACTGTAACATTACAAAATTACTTTAGAATGTACCGCAAACTCTCTGGTATGACTGGTACAGCATTAACGGAAGCTGGCGAGTTCTGGGAAATTTACAAACTGGATGTTCTTGAAACACCTACCAATAAACCTATTGCTCGTGATGACAAAGAAGATTTAGTTTACAAAACTAAGCGCGAAAAATACAACGCGGTTATTGAAGATGTAACAAAACTTTCTCAAGCCGGTCGTCCTGTACTTATTGGAACAACATCTGTAGAAATTTCGGAGTTACTTGGCAAAATGTTAAGTATTCGTAAAATACCCCACAATGTATTAAATGCAAAACAGCACAAAAAAGAGGCTGAAATTGTAGACCAAGCAGGGAAACCTGGACAAGTTACTATTGCCACCAATATGGCGGGTCGTGGTACAGATATTAAATTATCAGAAGAAGTAAAAAAAGCAGGCGGTTTAGCTATTGTAGGTACCGAGCGTCATGATTCACGTCGTGTAGATAGACAATTACGTGGCCGTGCTGGTCGTCAAGGAGACCCAGGTAGTTCTCAATTTTATGTGTCTTTAGAAGATAACTTGATGCGTTTATTTGGTAGTGAGCGTATTGCAAAAATGATGGATAAAATGGGATTAAAAGAAGGCGAAGTGATTCAGCATTCTATGATTTCAAAATCTATTGAACGTGCTCAGAAAAAAGTGGAAGAGAATAACTTTGGTGTTCGTAAGCGCTTATTAGAATATGATGATGTTATGAACGCCCAACGTGAGGTAGTTTACAAACGTAGAAAACACGCTTTGCATGGTGAACGCTTACGTGTAGATTTAGCTAACATGATTTTCGATACTTCGGAAGGCATTGCTGAAACGAACAAAGGTGCTAATGATTATAAAAACTTTGAGTTTGAATTGATTCGTTATTTTTCTATGAGTTCACCGATTACCGAAGCAGAATTTGGTAAGTTATCAGCTCAAGAAATTACGTCTAAAATATACAAAACAGCTTTTGAACAGTACAAGGAAAAAATGACTCGCAATGCTGATATTGCATTTCCTGTTATTAAAAATGTATACGAAACACAACGCGATAAATTTAAACGTATAGTAGTGCCTTTTACTGATGGTATTAAAACCTTAAATGTGGTTACCGATCTTGAAAAAGCATACGAAACCAACGGTAAACAATTAATTACCGATTTTGAGAAAAACATTGCTCTTGCCATTATTGATGATGCATGGAAAACCCATTTACGCAAAATGGATGAATTGAAACAATCGGTACAATTGGCGGTTCACGAGCAAAAAGATCCATTATTGATTTACAAATTTGAAGCTTTTGAATTATTTAAAGCAATGATTGACCAAGTTAATAAAGATGTTATCTCATTTTTATTTAAAGGCGAGTTACCACAAGAAACACAACACACTATTCAAGAAGCTAGAGAACGTAAGCAAGAAAAATTAAATATTCAGAAAGATGAAATTCCTAATTTAGATGAGCGTTCTGCACAAAGTAGAGCTGCAGGAAATACCCAACGCCAGCAGCAAGTAGTTGAAACCATTGTTCGAGACCATCCAAAAATTGGACGCAACGATCGTGTGACCATCAAGCACGTAATTAATGGTGAAAACAAAACTTTAAAATACAAACAAGCGGAGCCTTTATTAGCAAAAGGTGATTGGGTTTTGATTGAAGATTAA
- a CDS encoding B12-binding domain-containing radical SAM protein translates to MKDLLLITPPFTQLNTPYPATAYLKGFLNTKNISAFQMDLGIEVILELFKKETFQELFEIAFKNKCIVSDNCQRIYALKEAYLKPLNNVIQFLQGKNQTLARLICTDNYLPQASRFNQLDDMDWAFGSMGIQDKAKHLATLYLEDLSDFIIECIDAHFGFSRYAERLGQSANSFDEIYNYLQTAPTYIDKISLKILEDKIKTIQPQLICISVPFPGNLYSGFRCAQFIKSKYPNIKISMGGGFPNTELRSLTDVRVFEFFDYITLDDGELPIELLYKNICQSKYTKGTLKEYYNNSELEFKRTFILENNKVTYKNNSTKPDYKQLEIGTPDYSDLLLNNYISVIEIANPMHSLWSDGRWNKLTMAHGCYWGKCTFCDISLDYIKIYEPITAKLLVDRMEQLIEQTNETGFHFVDEAAPPSLMKALALEIIKRKITVTWWANIRFEKNFTKDLCELLKVSGCIAVSGGLEVASDRLLKLIDKGVTVEQVAQVTRNFTESKIMVHSYLMYGYPTQTVQETIDSLEMVRQLFEIGILQSGFWHQFALTAHSPIGLNPNEYQIIPNYKKITFANNDVDFTDKTGIDHNQFSFGLKKSLFNFMHGIGFELPLQDWFDFKIPKTSIKNDFIYNCLETGVNFNIKPSAKIIWIGTDPIVSEYSKTKKGFSNHYFKMSFHTNTESFNIILEKDQGHWFLSTLDKLSPKGSKLMSFSELKKDFESHFENFELFWFSKSINILKENGLLVL, encoded by the coding sequence TTGAAAGACCTTTTACTCATTACACCTCCCTTTACCCAATTAAATACGCCCTACCCTGCTACGGCATATCTTAAGGGTTTTTTGAACACTAAAAACATTAGTGCTTTTCAAATGGATTTGGGTATTGAAGTCATTTTAGAGTTATTCAAAAAAGAAACCTTTCAAGAATTATTTGAAATTGCTTTTAAAAACAAGTGTATTGTTTCTGATAATTGCCAACGCATTTATGCTTTAAAAGAAGCGTACTTAAAGCCTTTAAACAACGTTATTCAATTTTTACAGGGAAAAAATCAAACCTTAGCTAGACTAATTTGCACTGATAATTATTTACCACAAGCTTCTCGTTTTAATCAATTAGACGACATGGATTGGGCCTTTGGTTCTATGGGAATTCAAGACAAAGCAAAACATTTAGCAACCTTATACCTTGAAGATTTATCCGATTTTATCATAGAATGTATAGATGCCCATTTTGGATTCAGCCGATATGCCGAACGTTTAGGACAAAGTGCCAACTCATTTGATGAAATATATAATTATTTACAAACCGCTCCAACTTATATTGACAAAATAAGCTTAAAAATACTTGAAGACAAAATAAAAACCATCCAACCCCAATTGATATGTATATCTGTTCCTTTTCCTGGGAATCTATACAGCGGGTTCCGTTGTGCTCAGTTTATAAAATCTAAATATCCAAATATTAAAATATCTATGGGTGGTGGATTTCCAAACACCGAATTACGCTCATTGACCGACGTTCGCGTTTTTGAATTTTTCGATTATATTACCTTGGATGATGGAGAGTTACCCATAGAATTATTATATAAAAACATCTGTCAATCAAAGTATACCAAAGGCACGCTAAAAGAATACTATAACAATAGTGAATTAGAATTTAAGCGCACTTTTATTTTAGAAAACAACAAAGTTACCTATAAAAACAATAGTACGAAACCAGACTACAAACAACTGGAAATTGGTACTCCCGATTATTCCGATTTGTTACTAAACAATTATATTTCCGTAATCGAAATTGCCAACCCCATGCACAGCCTTTGGAGTGATGGTAGATGGAACAAACTCACCATGGCGCATGGTTGCTATTGGGGAAAATGCACCTTTTGCGATATTTCTTTAGATTACATTAAAATTTACGAGCCCATTACTGCTAAATTATTGGTGGATCGCATGGAGCAATTGATTGAGCAAACCAACGAAACAGGGTTTCATTTTGTGGATGAAGCAGCACCACCATCTTTAATGAAAGCATTGGCCTTAGAAATCATAAAACGAAAAATTACAGTAACTTGGTGGGCCAACATCCGATTTGAAAAAAACTTCACAAAAGATTTATGTGAACTACTAAAAGTCTCAGGGTGCATAGCCGTTTCTGGAGGATTGGAAGTTGCATCAGATCGCTTATTAAAACTTATAGATAAAGGTGTAACCGTTGAACAAGTAGCTCAAGTGACTCGAAATTTTACAGAATCTAAAATTATGGTGCACAGCTATTTAATGTATGGCTACCCAACACAAACCGTTCAAGAAACCATTGACAGTTTAGAAATGGTGCGTCAGCTTTTTGAAATTGGTATTTTGCAATCTGGTTTTTGGCATCAATTTGCATTAACAGCACATAGTCCGATTGGATTAAACCCAAATGAATATCAAATTATTCCCAATTACAAAAAAATTACGTTTGCCAATAACGACGTTGATTTTACAGACAAAACAGGTATTGACCACAATCAATTTAGCTTCGGATTGAAAAAATCCTTATTTAATTTTATGCACGGTATTGGTTTTGAACTTCCATTACAAGATTGGTTCGATTTTAAAATTCCGAAAACCAGCATTAAAAATGATTTCATCTATAATTGTTTAGAAACTGGAGTTAATTTCAACATCAAACCTTCCGCTAAAATTATTTGGATAGGAACTGATCCAATTGTCAGCGAATATTCAAAAACAAAAAAAGGTTTTAGCAATCATTACTTTAAAATGAGTTTTCATACTAATACCGAAAGCTTTAATATTATTTTAGAAAAAGACCAAGGACATTGGTTTTTAAGCACGCTTGACAAACTATCTCCTAAGGGTTCCAAATTAATGTCCTTTTCTGAATTAAAAAAAGACTTTGAATCCCATTTTGAAAATTTTGAACTGTTTTGGTTTTCAAAATCAATAAATATTTTAAAAGAAAACGGCTTGTTGGTCTTATAA
- a CDS encoding DoxX family membrane protein has translation MTFQDIRLEVSYKSVVILRILLSLTFIVAYLCHFFNIEKNVSKIENNEIKFTRKQFGSLEIGVILSGTVILIDGIFLIIGYKSQISAWKLIAVLIPITLTIQV, from the coding sequence ATGACATTTCAAGACATTAGACTTGAAGTTAGCTATAAATCTGTAGTTATACTCCGCATACTTCTTAGCCTAACATTTATTGTGGCATACTTATGCCATTTTTTTAATATTGAAAAAAACGTAAGCAAGATTGAAAATAATGAAATAAAATTTACAAGAAAACAATTCGGCTCTCTTGAAATTGGTGTAATTCTTTCAGGAACTGTAATACTAATTGATGGTATTTTCTTGATTATAGGCTACAAAAGTCAAATTTCAGCATGGAAATTAATAGCGGTTTTAATTCCAATTACTTTAACAATTCAAGTCTGA
- a CDS encoding TQO small subunit DoxA domain-containing protein gives MKNISIKNDAGLLALAVRLVIGWTYFSAFWRRTILANKLDPELAGYIGEKFNHFLPNALGIKPVILFLVENPDMLWINMVIFTIIEGIVGLFIIFGLFTRIMSIGVFLLAMGILLGSGWIGTTCLDEWQIGVLGIATGFLLFLTGSGKYSLDNYFMKNNFSFTKKKWFNWMGSGELPIKEHIFPKIVLIGSLFIFGITLLTNQIFHGGLWGTLHNKSVKPKLEITAGKIENNKLSFDVFRTEGVDVYGSWIIGIELLNTQNKTTIKYTQNDLSRLSKENISNYYVAKIKPGKHSLIIPLGAKANLNFQNETLSNLPNGTYTVQITDISGVSWKHQILKN, from the coding sequence ATGAAAAATATCAGTATAAAAAATGATGCGGGGCTATTAGCCCTTGCAGTAAGATTAGTAATCGGTTGGACCTATTTTTCGGCTTTTTGGAGAAGAACCATATTAGCAAATAAACTCGACCCAGAATTAGCTGGTTATATTGGAGAAAAGTTTAATCACTTTTTACCTAATGCTTTAGGTATCAAACCTGTCATTCTATTTTTAGTTGAAAACCCAGACATGTTATGGATAAACATGGTAATTTTTACCATTATTGAAGGTATTGTTGGCTTATTTATCATCTTTGGTTTATTTACCCGAATTATGAGTATCGGAGTGTTTTTATTAGCTATGGGCATTTTGCTTGGTTCAGGCTGGATAGGTACAACTTGCTTGGATGAGTGGCAAATTGGCGTGTTAGGAATTGCAACTGGTTTTTTACTGTTTTTAACAGGAAGTGGTAAATATTCGTTGGATAATTACTTTATGAAAAACAATTTTTCATTTACTAAAAAGAAATGGTTTAACTGGATGGGTTCTGGTGAATTACCAATAAAAGAGCATATTTTTCCTAAAATTGTTTTAATTGGCTCCTTGTTTATTTTTGGAATAACCTTATTGACCAATCAAATATTTCATGGTGGCTTATGGGGAACGCTTCATAACAAATCAGTAAAACCTAAACTGGAAATCACAGCAGGCAAAATTGAAAACAACAAACTTTCTTTTGACGTATTTAGAACAGAAGGTGTGGATGTTTATGGCTCTTGGATAATTGGCATAGAATTATTAAACACTCAAAACAAAACCACTATAAAATATACACAAAATGATTTATCAAGATTGAGTAAAGAAAACATTTCAAATTATTACGTTGCTAAAATAAAACCTGGAAAACACAGTTTAATTATACCTTTAGGAGCAAAAGCTAATTTAAATTTTCAGAATGAAACTCTATCCAATTTACCAAATGGAACCTACACAGTACAAATAACAGATATCAGTGGTGTTTCATGGAAGCATCAAATATTAAAAAACTAA